The following are from one region of the Dehalococcoidia bacterium genome:
- a CDS encoding bifunctional alpha,alpha-trehalose-phosphate synthase (UDP-forming)/trehalose-phosphatase: MRLVIVSNRLPFSVKQERGQFSIQPSDGGLASGMRTYLEVLGSSPSEFSDHIWIGWPGAAIEGAAERERLRRQARDDFNAYPVFLSREQIDSFYFGFCNSTIWPLFHYFASQATFDDQQWEEYKAINELFRTAVLEVIRPDDIVWVHDYQLMLLPAMLRERFPRLAIGFFLHIPFPSVDVFRLLPNEWRRAILEGMLGADLVGFHNESYTDHFLESVERILGIEAVDNRLHVENRIVTVGAFPMGINFRKFEDATRDAAVERERQALLGLLGDRKIILSLDRLDYTKGILNRLYAYRAFLQNHPEWRGKIVLVLVVVPSRDVVTKYAELKTQIEQLVSQINGEFGTLAWTPILYQYRGVPFEALVALYSVADVALITPLRDGMNLVSKEYIASRPDNSGVLILSEMAGAADELTGAIIVNPNDEQEVAQAIKRALEMPLEEQAIRNANMRRHIQENDVVRWGSAFVNALIAARKEAEKVQAADFNFQPSQDLIEAYKAAKKRLLFLDYDGTLVPFADTPGRAWPDSDLLRILANLCADPRNEVVIVSGRSRHDLEYWFGELDLALAAEHGLWIRERGRDWVAMAPLADQWREVVRPILTKAVERLPGSFIEEKEGALVWHYRLADPDRAETVVNDLAAELRAISSEHQFQVTLANKVVEVTTAGIHKGRAGLHFLARGEWEFIIALGDDWPDEELFGILPPSAFIVRVGNALKGETYRLRDFTEARALLETMIEASRSDPEARLNGETPRERSAPTARILVVDDDPAVLSGLRRALALEGYEVTTALDGETALEAVSKGSPDLIVLDVMLPGINGLDVCQRLREKGIMTPILILSARDTLPDRIAGLDRGADDYLVKPFALDELLARVRALLRRSQIVSETTLEFLGIVLDTRTHEARRDGELLKLTPREFELLRLFLRNPRRVLTREQISQHLWGEDFSGEPSFVDNAIKDLRKKLEADQHPRVIQTVRGYGYALREE; encoded by the coding sequence ATGCGGCTGGTTATTGTCTCAAACCGGCTTCCGTTCAGCGTTAAACAAGAGCGAGGACAGTTTTCGATCCAGCCGAGCGACGGCGGCTTGGCTTCGGGAATGCGAACGTATCTCGAAGTGCTCGGCTCGTCGCCGAGCGAGTTCAGCGACCATATCTGGATTGGCTGGCCGGGAGCGGCGATTGAAGGAGCGGCGGAGCGGGAACGGCTCCGCCGGCAAGCGCGCGATGATTTTAACGCCTATCCTGTTTTTCTTAGTCGAGAGCAAATCGACTCCTTCTACTTTGGTTTCTGCAATTCGACAATTTGGCCGCTCTTCCACTACTTCGCCTCCCAAGCAACCTTCGATGACCAGCAATGGGAGGAGTACAAAGCGATCAACGAGCTGTTCCGAACCGCGGTCCTCGAGGTAATCCGGCCGGACGATATCGTGTGGGTCCACGATTACCAGCTGATGCTGCTGCCGGCGATGCTCCGGGAGCGCTTTCCGCGGCTGGCAATCGGCTTTTTCCTGCATATTCCTTTCCCCTCGGTCGACGTTTTCCGCCTCCTGCCCAATGAGTGGCGACGCGCCATCCTCGAGGGGATGCTCGGCGCCGATCTCGTCGGGTTTCATAACGAGAGCTATACCGACCATTTCCTCGAGTCGGTCGAACGGATCCTCGGCATTGAGGCGGTCGATAACCGGCTCCATGTCGAGAACCGCATTGTCACTGTCGGCGCGTTCCCGATGGGGATCAACTTTCGCAAGTTCGAAGATGCGACCCGAGATGCGGCCGTCGAGCGTGAGCGGCAGGCGCTGCTCGGCTTACTTGGCGATCGGAAGATTATTCTTTCCCTCGACCGGCTGGACTATACGAAGGGCATTCTCAATCGGCTGTATGCCTATCGCGCTTTTCTCCAGAACCATCCCGAGTGGCGCGGCAAGATTGTGCTCGTTTTAGTTGTCGTCCCCTCGCGGGATGTCGTGACGAAATATGCCGAGCTGAAAACTCAGATCGAGCAACTTGTCAGCCAGATCAACGGGGAGTTTGGAACCCTCGCGTGGACGCCGATCCTCTACCAGTATCGCGGCGTGCCGTTCGAGGCGCTGGTGGCGCTCTACAGCGTCGCCGACGTGGCGCTCATCACCCCGCTCCGCGACGGCATGAACCTCGTTTCGAAGGAGTACATCGCGAGCCGCCCGGACAACAGCGGCGTTCTTATCCTGAGCGAGATGGCCGGGGCAGCAGACGAGTTGACCGGCGCGATTATCGTCAACCCGAATGACGAGCAGGAAGTGGCGCAGGCGATCAAGCGGGCACTCGAGATGCCGCTCGAGGAGCAGGCGATCCGCAACGCCAACATGCGTCGCCACATTCAGGAGAATGACGTTGTCCGCTGGGGCAGTGCCTTTGTCAATGCGCTGATCGCGGCGCGCAAGGAAGCCGAGAAGGTGCAGGCAGCCGACTTTAATTTCCAGCCGAGCCAGGACCTAATCGAGGCCTACAAGGCGGCGAAAAAGCGGCTGCTTTTCCTCGACTACGACGGAACGCTCGTGCCGTTCGCCGACACGCCAGGCCGGGCGTGGCCGGACAGCGACCTGCTGCGCATCCTCGCTAACTTGTGCGCCGATCCTCGGAACGAAGTCGTGATCGTGAGCGGACGCAGCCGCCATGATCTCGAATACTGGTTCGGCGAACTGGACCTCGCCCTCGCCGCTGAGCACGGCCTCTGGATCCGCGAGCGCGGCCGCGACTGGGTGGCGATGGCGCCGCTCGCCGATCAATGGCGCGAGGTCGTCCGCCCGATCCTGACCAAGGCGGTTGAGCGCCTACCCGGCTCTTTCATCGAGGAGAAAGAAGGAGCGCTCGTCTGGCATTACCGCCTTGCCGACCCTGACCGCGCCGAGACCGTCGTCAACGACCTCGCCGCCGAGCTGCGCGCCATCTCAAGCGAGCATCAGTTCCAAGTCACGCTCGCCAACAAGGTCGTCGAGGTGACGACCGCCGGCATCCACAAGGGACGAGCGGGGCTGCACTTCCTTGCCCGAGGCGAGTGGGAGTTTATTATCGCCCTCGGGGATGATTGGCCCGACGAAGAGCTGTTCGGGATCCTCCCGCCTTCTGCCTTCATCGTTCGGGTGGGCAACGCCCTCAAAGGCGAGACCTACCGGCTGCGCGACTTCACCGAAGCGCGCGCGCTCCTTGAGACGATGATCGAAGCCTCGCGCTCCGATCCGGAAGCGCGGCTGAACGGCGAGACGCCGCGCGAACGGTCGGCGCCGACGGCGCGGATCCTTGTCGTCGATGATGACCCGGCTGTGCTAAGCGGCCTGCGCCGGGCGCTCGCGCTCGAAGGCTATGAAGTGACAACCGCGCTCGATGGGGAAACCGCGCTCGAGGCGGTCAGCAAGGGCTCACCGGATCTCATTGTCCTCGATGTCATGCTGCCCGGCATCAACGGGCTTGACGTCTGCCAGCGGCTGCGGGAGAAGGGGATCATGACCCCGATCCTCATCTTGTCGGCGCGCGACACTCTGCCCGACCGGATCGCGGGTCTTGATCGCGGCGCCGATGACTACCTCGTCAAGCCGTTTGCCCTCGATGAACTGCTGGCTCGCGTGCGGGCCCTCCTGCGGCGCTCGCAAATCGTCTCGGAGACGACGCTCGAGTTTCTCGGCATCGTCCTCGACACGAGAACCCATGAGGCGCGGCGAGACGGGGAACTGTTGAAGTTGACCCCGCGGGAGTTTGAGCTGTTGCGGCTTTTCCTCCGCAACCCTCGTCGTGTGCTCACCCGCGAGCAGATCTCGCAGCACCTCTGGGGCGAGGATTTCTCCGGCGAGCCCAGTTTTGTCGATAACGCAATCAAAGACCTCCGGAAGAAGCTCGAAGCCGACCAGCACCCGCGGGTGATCCAGACGGTCCGCGGCTACGGCTACGCCCTGCGCGAGGAGTGA